From Yersinia hibernica, a single genomic window includes:
- a CDS encoding SDR family oxidoreductase, giving the protein MHKKVALVTGGSRGIGRATALLLAKHGYRVAVNYINDEQAARQVVAEIAAAGGLAVALQADIADESQVIALFEKLEAQLGPITALVNNAGILFPQTTLEGLTAERINRVLSTNVTGYFLCSREAVKRMALRHGGNGGAIVNVSSAAARLGAPGEYLDYAASKGAIDTLTTGLSLEVAAQGIRVNGVRPGFIYTDMHASGGEPGRVDRVQSSLPMKRGGHPHEVAEAIIWLLSDNASYVTGSVLDLAGGK; this is encoded by the coding sequence ATGCATAAAAAAGTGGCATTAGTGACTGGGGGCAGCCGGGGAATTGGTCGTGCCACGGCATTGTTATTAGCTAAACACGGCTATCGTGTCGCGGTAAATTATATCAATGATGAACAAGCGGCCCGTCAGGTGGTGGCTGAAATTGCCGCCGCCGGTGGGTTGGCAGTGGCGCTACAAGCCGATATTGCCGATGAATCTCAAGTTATTGCGCTATTTGAAAAGCTTGAAGCACAGCTAGGGCCGATCACCGCACTGGTCAATAATGCCGGTATTTTGTTCCCGCAAACGACTCTCGAGGGACTGACGGCTGAACGCATTAATCGAGTGCTGAGCACTAATGTGACCGGGTACTTTTTATGTAGTCGTGAGGCAGTTAAGCGCATGGCATTGCGTCATGGTGGCAATGGTGGCGCGATTGTGAATGTCTCTTCTGCTGCTGCTCGCCTGGGTGCGCCGGGGGAGTATTTAGATTATGCCGCTTCCAAAGGGGCTATTGATACACTGACCACGGGGTTATCACTGGAGGTGGCGGCTCAAGGCATTAGAGTCAATGGGGTTCGGCCCGGTTTTATCTATACCGACATGCATGCCAGTGGCGGGGAGCCGGGGCGAGTTGACCGGGTACAAAGTTCGTTGCCCATGAAACGTGGGGGGCACCCACATGAAGTGGCAGAAGCAATTATCTGGTTGCTGTCAGATAATGCTTCTTATGTCACTGGCAGTGTGCTGGATTTAGCGGGTGGGAAATAA
- the trhA gene encoding PAQR family membrane homeostasis protein TrhA → MKNKSVIPPPPTSVTSTVAITPSYPWAEEIANSISHGIGVIFGIIGLVLLLAQAVDNGADTKALTSYSLYGGSIILLFLASTLYHAIPHRQAKLWLQKFDHCAIYILIAGTYTPFLLVGLDSPLARGLMAVIWGLALFGVIFKLAFAHRFEVLSLVTYLTMGWLSLIVIYQLAVKLEIGGLALLTVGGLLYTLGVVFYASKRIRFAHAIWHGFVLGGSVCHFMAIYLYV, encoded by the coding sequence TTGAAGAATAAATCAGTGATACCGCCGCCGCCGACTTCGGTCACATCCACGGTCGCAATAACACCGTCCTATCCATGGGCAGAGGAAATAGCCAATAGCATCAGCCATGGCATTGGGGTGATATTCGGCATTATCGGTTTGGTTTTGCTTTTGGCGCAGGCAGTAGATAACGGAGCCGATACTAAGGCGCTGACCAGCTATAGTTTGTATGGTGGCAGTATTATTTTGCTGTTTCTGGCCTCAACGTTGTATCACGCTATCCCACATCGCCAGGCGAAACTCTGGCTACAAAAGTTTGACCATTGTGCCATTTACATATTAATTGCCGGGACATATACACCATTTTTATTAGTGGGGTTAGATTCCCCCTTGGCCAGAGGTTTAATGGCGGTAATTTGGGGATTGGCCTTGTTCGGCGTGATATTCAAGCTGGCTTTTGCTCACCGATTTGAAGTGCTGTCGCTGGTTACCTACCTCACCATGGGCTGGCTATCTTTAATTGTGATTTATCAGTTAGCGGTAAAACTGGAGATAGGCGGGCTGGCATTACTGACCGTCGGCGGCTTGCTGTATACCTTGGGAGTAGTTTTCTATGCTTCTAAGCGGATTCGCTTTGCGCATGCTATTTGGCACGGCTTTGTGTTGGGCGGCAGTGTCTGCCACTTTATGGCAATTTATCTCTATGTTTAG
- a CDS encoding HD domain-containing protein — translation MSLATLNFGPLTETIQFLMEIDKLKDIQRRTKVIASLRQENSAEHSWHFAVAAMSLAPYAGPDVDINRVIKMALLHDIVEIDAGDVIVYDLAARAAIHEQEVAAAKRLFGMLPPALGAQFTELWDEYEAEETANARFATVLDRILPMLINLHTEGQSWIENGIRLQQVLDRNQLVAEYYPEIWQCLLPQLQAAQHKGWLK, via the coding sequence ATGTCATTAGCAACCTTGAACTTTGGCCCACTGACAGAAACGATTCAGTTTCTGATGGAGATCGATAAGCTGAAAGACATCCAGCGGCGGACTAAAGTTATTGCGAGCTTGCGTCAGGAAAACTCGGCTGAGCACAGTTGGCATTTTGCTGTGGCGGCCATGAGTTTGGCCCCCTACGCAGGTCCGGATGTTGATATCAATCGCGTCATTAAAATGGCGCTATTGCACGATATCGTCGAGATAGATGCTGGTGATGTTATCGTCTATGACCTGGCGGCCAGAGCCGCCATTCATGAACAAGAAGTGGCTGCCGCCAAACGCTTATTTGGCATGTTGCCCCCAGCATTAGGCGCGCAATTTACCGAGCTGTGGGACGAGTATGAAGCGGAAGAGACGGCCAACGCGCGTTTTGCTACCGTGCTGGATCGCATTCTGCCCATGCTGATTAACCTGCATACTGAGGGGCAAAGTTGGATAGAAAATGGTATTCGGCTACAGCAAGTGTTGGATCGCAACCAACTGGTTGCTGAATATTACCCTGAAATTTGGCAGTGTTTACTGCCACAGTTGCAAGCAGCACAGCACAAAGGTTGGCTGAAGTAA